Proteins from one Armatimonadota bacterium genomic window:
- the dnaJ gene encoding molecular chaperone DnaJ, whose translation MPRDYYEILNVSPDASQEEIHRAYRRLAREYHPDVNKDPQAEERFKEINEAYQVLGDPQKRAEYDRMRRGGLARTPLDFGSPFEDLFEVFFGGMRPGPAEEPRPERGADLRYDLEITLEEAAHGTERTIEVTRLETCPGCFGTGAERGGGWGTCPTCGGSGQTRFTQRTLFGTLTQISTCRRCAGHGRILRNPCTRCRGTGRVEARRHLVVNVPAGVQEDTPLRLAGEGEAGQHGGPRGDLYVFVHLARHPVFERRGLDLYCTVPLSMTQAALGDEVEVPTLDGPKSVPVPPGTQPGEVLTLKGYGLPSLDGRRGDLHVRFEVRIPKVLGSRERQLLLEFARLRGERHKKPPSLGKRVRDPLP comes from the coding sequence ATGCCGCGGGACTACTACGAGATCCTCAACGTCTCCCCGGACGCCTCGCAGGAGGAGATCCACCGGGCGTACCGCCGCCTCGCCCGGGAGTACCACCCGGATGTGAACAAGGATCCGCAGGCGGAGGAGAGGTTCAAGGAGATCAACGAGGCCTATCAGGTTCTGGGCGACCCGCAGAAGCGCGCGGAGTACGATCGCATGCGCCGCGGCGGGCTCGCCCGGACGCCCCTGGACTTCGGATCTCCCTTCGAGGACCTGTTCGAGGTCTTCTTCGGTGGCATGCGTCCAGGCCCCGCGGAAGAACCCCGCCCTGAGCGGGGCGCGGACCTGCGGTACGACCTGGAGATCACCCTAGAGGAGGCGGCCCACGGGACGGAACGCACCATCGAGGTGACGCGGTTGGAGACCTGCCCGGGCTGCTTCGGAACCGGCGCGGAGCGGGGCGGGGGTTGGGGAACGTGCCCCACCTGCGGCGGCAGTGGGCAGACCCGGTTTACCCAGCGTACCCTCTTCGGGACGCTCACACAGATTTCCACCTGTCGCCGGTGTGCGGGGCACGGTCGGATCCTGCGGAACCCCTGCACCCGGTGCAGGGGAACCGGTCGGGTGGAGGCCAGGCGGCACCTGGTGGTGAACGTTCCCGCGGGGGTACAGGAGGATACTCCCCTGCGGCTTGCAGGGGAAGGGGAAGCGGGCCAGCACGGTGGCCCCCGGGGGGACCTCTACGTGTTCGTGCACCTGGCACGGCACCCGGTGTTCGAGCGGCGCGGGCTCGACCTGTACTGCACGGTTCCCCTCTCCATGACCCAGGCGGCCCTGGGCGATGAGGTCGAAGTTCCCACCCTGGACGGCCCCAAATCCGTCCCGGTTCCCCCCGGGACGCAGCCGGGGGAGGTGCTCACCCTGAAGGGGTACGGGCTCCCCTCCCTGGATGGCCGGCGGGGAGATCTGCACGTGCGGTTCGAGGTCCGAATCCCGAAGGTCCTGGGGTCCAGGGAGCGCCAGCTGCTCCTGGAATTCGCTCGGCTGCGCGGGGAGCGGCACAAAAAGCCGCCTTCCCTGGGTAAGCGGGTACGGGACCCCCTGCCATGA